TTAATGAATTTAGAGTTAGTACTTCATTAAATTATGCTGTAATTGCACACTAAAACATGTTTTTTGTCTCTCAATTTACAGATTTTGAAGATCAACCAACTTTGACATCTTTATCATCTTTGATTAGTATTCATGAGTTCATCAATTGGTTCAATCCATGAGTTATACCATACCCTAGAAATCAAAGACGAAAGACCTTACTTAATTCGATTCATCGAAGATGTAAAAAAGAAATCCCTTTCATACCACACTTACCAAGCTCTTGTACTAATTGTAACCTTCTTATCCTATGCAACATACCATCTAACAAGAAAAACCTCAAGTATTGTAAAAAGTGCCCTTGATCCTCAAACACCAACTTCACCCTCTTTAAACCTACAATCCTACCCTTTTCAAAGAAATTACCTTAATCACTTATCAAATGGAAACTTATCAAATGGAAACATGACATTATTAGGTGCTAATGATGGTGGATGGGAGCCTTTTAATGGGAGTGATGGAACGGCTATGCTCGGTTACCTTGATGTAGCATTTCTTGCAGTCTATGCTTTAGGAATGTTCTTCTCCGGTCAAATCGGAGATAGAATGAACTTAAGAGTGTTTTTAACCATTGGAATGATGGGAACCGGTTTATTTACCGCGTTATTTGGATTAGGTTATTGGTTCAACATCCATAATTTTTACTACTACTTGGTTATCCAAATGGTTGCTGGTGTTTTCCAATCAACCGGTTGGCCCTCAGTTGTTGCAGTTGTTGGAAACTGGTTTGGAAAAGGTTCCCGAGGTTTGATCATGGGTGTTTGGAACGCGCATACCTCAATTGGTAACATAACCGGGTCATTGGTTGCATCCGCCCTTTTGAAATACGGGTGGGGATGGTCCATGATGGTTCCGGGTCTTATTATCATGTTCTTTGCATTGGTTGTGTTCTTCGTGTTGCCTGTTAGTCCTTTGTCTGTTGGTATGCATATGGGTGATGAAGAAGAAACTAATTCTCCTAAAAAAGGTTTTTTGGTTGAACCATTTATGCCATTAGAAGCAATTGATGAACATGAATCATCATCAAGTGGTGATGAAGAGAAGGCTATCGGGTTCATGGAAGCGTGGAGGATTCCCGGGGTTGCGAATTATGCTCTTTGCTTGTTCTTCGCAAAATTGGTTGCTTATACTTTCCTGTATTGGCTTCCCTTCTACATCAGTTATACAGGTACTTGAACTTCTTTTAAATTGTCATAATCTGCTAATATTCAGTAATGATCAGAAATGGTATTCTTGTCTGCAGAAATTATATCAGACTGCAGTTTTTGAACCAGAACTGAATTTCTTGTGTATTGCTGAAACTATATTAGACTGCAATTTTTGAACCAAAACTTATTTTCTTGTGCATTGCAGAAATTGTAGCAaggaaaattgttttttaccacctaaaaaaatcgaaagTTTGTTTTTTACCACGTGAAAACTAAGACTTGTATTTTAacacctttttaaaaaaaattagaacatgTTTTTTTACCAACagaaaatggaaaaatagatgaaactgGAGGGAAATTGAATCAGTGGGCCTCATAGAAcggtttcatctatttttctgttttcaggtggtaaaaaaaacaagttttagaaaaaagaaaattttcgattttcgattttta
This genomic stretch from Spinacia oleracea cultivar Varoflay chromosome 3, BTI_SOV_V1, whole genome shotgun sequence harbors:
- the LOC110782365 gene encoding putative glycerol-3-phosphate transporter 1, yielding MSSSIGSIHELYHTLEIKDERPYLIRFIEDVKKKSLSYHTYQALVLIVTFLSYATYHLTRKTSSIVKSALDPQTPTSPSLNLQSYPFQRNYLNHLSNGNLSNGNMTLLGANDGGWEPFNGSDGTAMLGYLDVAFLAVYALGMFFSGQIGDRMNLRVFLTIGMMGTGLFTALFGLGYWFNIHNFYYYLVIQMVAGVFQSTGWPSVVAVVGNWFGKGSRGLIMGVWNAHTSIGNITGSLVASALLKYGWGWSMMVPGLIIMFFALVVFFVLPVSPLSVGMHMGDEEETNSPKKGFLVEPFMPLEAIDEHESSSSGDEEKAIGFMEAWRIPGVANYALCLFFAKLVAYTFLYWLPFYISYTEIGGEYLSSETAGNLSTFFDIGGVIGGILAGYVSDKLDARAITAASFTYFTIPALYLYRNYGFINMYTNIGLMFIAGMFVNGPYALITTAVSADLGTHKSLKGNSRALATVTAIIDGTGSIGAAIGPLLTGYFSAISWDAVFTMLMTAALIAGLLLTKLVIEEIRGKIDGLRSPRGSADVLV